DNA sequence from the Peteryoungia desertarenae genome:
GCATCGACCGGCGCGCCTTCGAGGATTCGCTCTATGCGCCTCCGGGCAAGCATCCCCCGACCCCAACGCTCTGCACCGCGCCGATCACCGTCGGTCGCAAGGTCTGCAGTGACAAGGGCTGGACGCTGATCGAGGGCACGGCGACCTGGGCGGATCCGGCGGGCCTCGTCAACCGACAGACCTTTGAGAGCCTGCGCGACGAAATCCTGGACCAGCTGCGCGCGGCCATGCCCGTCGACGCCGTCGTGCTCGGCCTGCATGGCGCCATGGTGGCCGACGGCTATCTTGACCCGGAAGGCGATCTCCTGACCCGCATCCGCGAGATCCTCGGCCCGGATAGTCTTCTTTGCGCAGAACTCGATCCGCACAGCCACCTGACGGCAAAACGCGTCGCAGCCGCCGATTTCTTCGTCGTCTTCAAGGAGTTTCCGCATACCGATTTCGTCGATCGCGCCGAAGATCTCTGGCGGATCGCCGTCGATACGCTGGAAGGCCGGGTCAAGCCGGTGATGTCGGTCTTCGATTGCCGGATGATCGATGTCTTCCCGACCTCGCGCGAACCCATGCGCAGCTTTGTTGACAGACTTATGGCCATAGAGAGGGCGGATCCGGAGGTTCTGTCGCTCTCCGTCATCCATGGTTTCATGGCCGGCGACGTGCCGGAGATGGGCACCAAGACAATCGCGGTGACCAACGGCAATCCCGACAAGGGCGCGATGCTCGCACGCGACCTCGGCCTTGAGCTCTTTTCCAAGCGCGGTACCTTCATGATGCCGCAGATCGACGAAAAGGCGGCCCTTGATCAGGCACTGGCTTACCCAAAAGGCCCTGTCGTCATCGCCGACATGTGGGACAATCCCGGCGGCGGCACGGCGGGCGACGCCACCGTGATCCTTCAGGAAATGCTGGCGCGTGGCGTCACCAACGCTGCCGTCGGTATGATCTGGGATCCGATCGCGGTGCAGATCTGCATGGCGGCAGGCGAAGGCGCCGAGATACCGCTGCGTTTCGGCGCAAAATCGGCCCCCGGTACCGGTCAGCCGATCGATGGCCTGGTAAGGGTGGTCAAGGTGGTGCCGAATGCCGAGATGCGCTTCGGCGACAGCATCGCCCCCTTTGGCGATGCCGCCCATATCCGGCTTGAGGGTATCGACATCATCCTGAGCTCTGTCCGCGTCCAGAGCTACGATCCGTCGCTCTTCACCGCGC
Encoded proteins:
- a CDS encoding M81 family metallopeptidase: MRIFTAALATETNTFSPICIDRRAFEDSLYAPPGKHPPTPTLCTAPITVGRKVCSDKGWTLIEGTATWADPAGLVNRQTFESLRDEILDQLRAAMPVDAVVLGLHGAMVADGYLDPEGDLLTRIREILGPDSLLCAELDPHSHLTAKRVAAADFFVVFKEFPHTDFVDRAEDLWRIAVDTLEGRVKPVMSVFDCRMIDVFPTSREPMRSFVDRLMAIERADPEVLSLSVIHGFMAGDVPEMGTKTIAVTNGNPDKGAMLARDLGLELFSKRGTFMMPQIDEKAALDQALAYPKGPVVIADMWDNPGGGTAGDATVILQEMLARGVTNAAVGMIWDPIAVQICMAAGEGAEIPLRFGAKSAPGTGQPIDGLVRVVKVVPNAEMRFGDSIAPFGDAAHIRLEGIDIILSSVRVQSYDPSLFTALGIDPRTKHLLVIKSTNHFYAAFSQIASEILYCAAGTPYPNDPVKTAYRHVRRDIWPIMANPHKTPEGSEAA